Proteins from one Ramlibacter sp. PS4R-6 genomic window:
- the htpG gene encoding molecular chaperone HtpG: protein MTQKQTLSFQAEVAQLLHLVTHSLYSNKEIFLRELVSNASDACDKLRFEALNDNALYGDQPNLEIRVGFDAEAKTITITDTGIGLSQAEAIANLGTIAKSGTREFMQKLSGDQKQDAQLIGQFGVGFYSAFIVADKVTVESRRAGLPAEEGVRWVSTGTGDFEVEAITRAERGTSVTLHLREDAAEFLSAWRLKAIVAKYSDHISLPILMKKEDGDEWERVNQASALWTRPKKDITDEQYREFYKAISHDWEAPLAWSHNRVEGATDYTQLLFLPAKAPLDIWNRDKAAGVKLYVKRVFIMDDAQALLPTYLRFVRGVIDSADLPLNVSRELLQESRDVKAIREGSAKRVLAMLEDLAKDEDQSKYDAFYAEFGAVLKEGLGEDFGNQERIAKLLRFASTQSDAVNVSLADYKARMKEGQAAIYYITGDTAAAARNSPQLEIFRKKGIEVLFMTDRVDEWALSHLNEFDGTPLQSVARGQVDLGQLQDEAEKKAAEEAAETFKPLLEKLKAALKDKAQDVRVTTRLVDSPACLVVGEDAMSLQLARILKQAGQKAPEVKPILEVNASHALVKKLESDTAHFDDLAHILFDQALLAEGGLPEDPAAYVKRVNALLA, encoded by the coding sequence ATGACGCAAAAACAGACGCTTTCCTTCCAGGCCGAGGTCGCGCAGCTGCTGCACCTCGTGACGCACTCGCTCTATTCCAACAAGGAGATCTTCCTGCGCGAGCTGGTTTCCAACGCCTCCGACGCCTGCGACAAGCTGCGCTTCGAGGCGTTGAACGACAACGCCTTGTACGGCGACCAGCCCAACCTCGAGATCCGCGTGGGCTTCGATGCCGAGGCGAAGACGATCACCATCACCGACACCGGCATCGGGCTGTCGCAGGCCGAAGCCATCGCCAACCTGGGCACCATCGCCAAGAGCGGCACGCGCGAGTTCATGCAGAAGCTTTCGGGTGACCAGAAGCAGGACGCGCAACTGATCGGCCAGTTCGGCGTGGGCTTCTACTCGGCCTTCATCGTCGCGGACAAGGTCACCGTCGAATCGCGCCGCGCCGGCCTTCCCGCCGAGGAGGGCGTGCGGTGGGTGAGCACCGGCACGGGCGATTTCGAGGTCGAGGCGATCACGCGCGCCGAGCGCGGCACCAGCGTCACCTTGCACCTGCGCGAGGACGCCGCGGAATTCCTCTCGGCCTGGCGCCTGAAGGCCATCGTGGCCAAGTACTCGGACCACATCTCGCTGCCGATCCTGATGAAGAAGGAAGACGGCGACGAGTGGGAGCGCGTCAACCAGGCCAGCGCGCTGTGGACGCGCCCCAAGAAGGACATCACCGACGAGCAGTACCGCGAGTTCTACAAGGCGATTAGCCACGACTGGGAAGCGCCGCTCGCCTGGTCGCACAACCGCGTGGAAGGCGCGACCGACTACACGCAGCTGCTGTTCCTGCCCGCGAAGGCCCCGCTGGACATCTGGAACCGCGACAAGGCCGCGGGCGTGAAGCTGTACGTCAAGCGCGTGTTCATCATGGACGACGCGCAGGCGCTGCTGCCCACCTACCTGCGCTTCGTGCGCGGCGTGATCGACTCGGCCGACCTGCCGCTCAACGTCAGCCGCGAGCTGCTGCAGGAAAGCCGCGACGTGAAGGCGATCCGCGAAGGCTCGGCCAAGCGCGTACTGGCGATGCTCGAGGACCTGGCGAAGGACGAGGACCAGTCGAAGTACGACGCCTTCTACGCCGAGTTCGGCGCGGTGCTGAAGGAAGGCCTGGGCGAGGACTTCGGCAACCAGGAGCGCATCGCGAAGCTGCTGCGGTTCGCCTCGACGCAGTCGGACGCGGTGAACGTGTCGCTGGCCGACTACAAGGCGCGCATGAAGGAGGGCCAGGCGGCCATCTACTACATCACCGGCGACACGGCAGCCGCCGCGCGCAACAGCCCGCAGCTGGAGATCTTCCGCAAGAAGGGCATCGAGGTGCTGTTCATGACCGACCGTGTGGACGAATGGGCGCTGTCGCACCTGAACGAATTCGACGGCACGCCGCTGCAGTCGGTGGCGCGCGGCCAGGTGGACCTGGGCCAGCTGCAGGACGAGGCGGAGAAGAAAGCCGCCGAGGAAGCCGCCGAAACCTTCAAGCCGCTGCTCGAGAAGCTGAAGGCGGCGCTCAAGGACAAGGCGCAGGACGTGCGCGTGACGACGCGCCTGGTCGATTCGCCGGCCTGCCTGGTGGTGGGCGAGGACGCCATGAGCCTGCAGCTCGCGCGCATCCTGAAGCAGGCCGGGCAGAAGGCGCCCGAGGTCAAGCCGATCCTGGAAGTGAATGCGAGCCATGCCCTGGTGAAAAAGCTCGAGAGCGACACCGCGCACTTCGACGACCTGGCGCACATCCTGTTCGACCAGGCGCTGCTGGCCGAGGGCGGCCTGCCGGAAGACCCGGCGGCCTACGTCAAGCGCGTGAACGCGCTGCTCGCCTAG
- a CDS encoding molybdate ABC transporter substrate-binding protein: MALKLLSGGAAQALVGRMKGTRDVQGTFGAVGTMRDKLLAGEPCDVVILTQALIATLTQQGHVVAGSAAPLGVVKTGIAVRKGERHPDVSTAQALKAALQRAPGIYFPDPEKATAGIHFMKVLTQLGLAVPMKDHLRTFPNGATAMGEMARAPVPGVIGCTQVTEILHVAGVELVGLLPKEFELATVYTAAVCTKAQSPGEAREFVQLLAGAEAAAARAACGFEA, from the coding sequence GTGGCCTTGAAGTTGCTGAGCGGCGGCGCCGCGCAGGCCCTGGTGGGCCGCATGAAGGGCACGCGCGACGTGCAGGGCACGTTCGGCGCCGTGGGCACGATGCGCGACAAGCTGCTGGCCGGCGAGCCCTGCGACGTCGTCATCCTCACGCAGGCGCTCATAGCCACGCTCACGCAGCAAGGCCATGTCGTCGCCGGCAGCGCCGCGCCGCTCGGCGTGGTGAAGACGGGCATCGCCGTCAGGAAAGGCGAGCGCCATCCCGACGTGTCCACCGCGCAGGCGCTGAAGGCGGCGCTGCAGCGCGCGCCGGGCATCTACTTCCCCGACCCGGAGAAGGCCACGGCGGGCATCCACTTCATGAAGGTCCTCACGCAGCTGGGCCTGGCCGTCCCGATGAAGGACCACCTGCGCACCTTCCCCAACGGCGCCACGGCGATGGGCGAGATGGCGCGCGCGCCGGTGCCCGGCGTGATCGGCTGCACGCAGGTCACCGAGATCCTTCACGTCGCGGGCGTGGAACTGGTGGGCCTGCTGCCGAAGGAATTCGAGCTGGCCACCGTCTACACGGCGGCCGTCTGCACGAAGGCGCAGTCGCCCGGCGAGGCGCGCGAATTCGTGCAGCTGCTGGCCGGCGCCGAGGCGGCGGCCGCGCGCGCGGCCTGCGGCTTCGAAGCCTAG
- a CDS encoding tripartite tricarboxylate transporter substrate binding protein — translation MAAFACHATTAWAQAYPNRPVKIIVPFAAGGPADNYARFLALRLQDALGQAFVVDDKPGGGSVIGTDLVAKAPADGYTLLLMSNTHTVNETLLATKPFVLTRDFVGIAPINYSDLVLVAHPSVKANNVRELLAVAKAAPGRINYASSGPGTPYHMAGELFKSMAGVYLVHIPYRGSSGARTDVMGGQVDLMFDAVTTMAEVVKSGKVKALATTGLQRSSVLPDVPTVHEAGVPNYEATIWLGLMAPKGTPREVVEKLNQAVSKITAQADVKQQWGRQGATPMVMTPAQFEKYIDDDIAKWARVIKSANIKAD, via the coding sequence ATGGCGGCATTCGCGTGCCACGCCACGACCGCGTGGGCCCAGGCCTACCCCAACCGCCCCGTCAAGATCATCGTCCCCTTCGCCGCCGGCGGCCCCGCCGACAACTACGCGCGCTTCCTCGCGCTGCGCCTGCAGGATGCGCTGGGCCAGGCCTTCGTCGTCGACGACAAGCCGGGCGGCGGCTCGGTCATCGGCACCGACCTCGTGGCGAAGGCGCCGGCCGACGGCTACACGCTGCTGCTGATGTCGAACACGCACACCGTGAACGAGACGCTGCTGGCGACGAAACCCTTTGTCCTCACGCGCGACTTCGTCGGCATCGCGCCCATCAACTACTCGGACCTCGTGCTGGTCGCGCACCCGTCGGTGAAGGCGAACAACGTGCGCGAACTGCTGGCCGTCGCCAAGGCTGCGCCGGGCAGGATCAACTACGCATCGTCGGGCCCGGGCACGCCGTACCACATGGCCGGCGAGCTGTTCAAGAGCATGGCCGGCGTGTACCTGGTGCACATCCCTTACCGTGGCAGCTCGGGCGCGCGCACCGACGTCATGGGCGGGCAGGTCGACCTGATGTTCGATGCGGTGACGACGATGGCCGAGGTCGTGAAATCCGGCAAGGTGAAGGCGCTGGCCACCACCGGCCTGCAGCGCTCCAGCGTGCTGCCCGACGTGCCGACGGTGCACGAGGCGGGCGTGCCCAATTACGAAGCGACGATCTGGCTCGGCCTGATGGCGCCCAAGGGCACGCCGCGCGAGGTCGTGGAGAAACTGAACCAGGCCGTCTCGAAGATCACCGCGCAGGCCGACGTGAAGCAGCAGTGGGGCCGCCAGGGTGCCACGCCGATGGTGATGACGCCCGCGCAGTTCGAGAAGTACATCGACGACGACATCGCGAAGTGGGCGCGCGTGATCAAGTCCGCCAACATCAAGGCCGACTGA
- a CDS encoding tripartite tricarboxylate transporter substrate binding protein, which produces MLRRTLLAAALAALAAPVFAQGTYPTKPITMIVPFPPGGVADTVARPVAEAMSRELGQTVVIENRAGAGGGIGMAFVSKAPADGYTVLLALSSFTVIPEADVVLGRQQMYALNSLRPIARFTADPTVLAVRADAPWKTAKEFVDDARAHPGTINYGSSGNYGTMHVPMEMLAQVTGVKLTHVPYQGAAPAVVALLGGQIQALSTGPASVLQHVKAGKVRVLAHWGTTKLETLPDVPSLKSAGYNAEYAQWSGLFVPAATPEPVAQRLRAAARAAANDPKVKETILTAGSPILYMDSPDFEKYVQQDAAKMADVVKKIGKVE; this is translated from the coding sequence ATGCTTCGCCGCACCCTTTTGGCCGCCGCGCTGGCGGCGCTCGCCGCCCCCGTTTTTGCGCAGGGCACCTACCCCACCAAGCCGATCACCATGATCGTGCCCTTCCCGCCCGGCGGCGTGGCCGACACGGTTGCGCGGCCGGTCGCCGAGGCGATGTCGCGCGAGCTCGGGCAGACGGTGGTCATCGAAAACCGCGCGGGCGCGGGCGGCGGCATCGGCATGGCGTTCGTGTCGAAGGCGCCGGCCGACGGGTACACCGTGCTGCTCGCGCTGTCGTCGTTCACGGTGATCCCGGAGGCCGACGTGGTGCTCGGCCGCCAGCAGATGTACGCGCTCAATTCGCTGCGCCCCATCGCGCGCTTCACCGCCGACCCGACGGTGCTGGCCGTGCGCGCCGACGCGCCGTGGAAGACCGCGAAGGAGTTCGTCGACGACGCGCGCGCCCATCCCGGCACGATCAACTACGGCTCCTCCGGCAACTACGGCACCATGCACGTGCCCATGGAAATGCTCGCGCAGGTCACCGGCGTCAAGCTCACGCACGTGCCGTACCAGGGCGCGGCCCCGGCGGTGGTCGCGCTGCTCGGCGGCCAGATCCAGGCGCTGTCCACCGGCCCGGCATCGGTGCTGCAGCACGTGAAGGCCGGCAAGGTGCGTGTGCTGGCGCACTGGGGCACGACGAAGCTCGAGACGCTGCCCGACGTGCCGTCGCTCAAGTCGGCGGGCTACAACGCCGAGTACGCGCAGTGGTCGGGCCTGTTCGTGCCCGCCGCCACGCCCGAGCCCGTCGCGCAGCGCCTGCGCGCGGCGGCGCGCGCCGCGGCCAACGACCCGAAGGTGAAGGAAACCATCCTCACCGCCGGCAGCCCCATCCTCTACATGGATTCGCCGGACTTCGAGAAGTACGTGCAGCAGGATGCGGCGAAGATGGCGGACGTGGTGAAGAAGATCGGCAAGGTGGAGTGA
- a CDS encoding fumarylacetoacetate hydrolase family protein encodes MKIAAYLDAGRVRAGIVSPDLQSILPLQMPDEDHAFGALRVVEQLAQSDKVPATGAPVALGAVKLVAPLPRPRRNLFCVGKNYHAHAKEFAGSGFDSSAKSGGDIPQHPIIFTKVPECVVGPNDDIVIPQAVSTAIDYEAELAVVIGRGGKGIAKADAMKHVWGYTIVNDVTSRDWQSRHQQWDMGKSFDTFCPMGPWLVSADEFDAANTRVRCWVSGELRQDANTRDLIFDIPTLIETLSAGITLYPGDIIATGTPVGVGIGFKPPKYLKAGDTVRVEIDGIGAIENPVR; translated from the coding sequence ATGAAGATCGCCGCCTACCTCGACGCCGGACGTGTCCGCGCAGGCATCGTCTCGCCCGACCTGCAGAGCATCCTGCCGCTGCAGATGCCCGACGAGGACCATGCCTTCGGCGCGCTGCGTGTGGTCGAGCAACTCGCGCAGTCGGACAAGGTGCCCGCGACGGGTGCACCCGTCGCGCTGGGCGCGGTCAAGCTCGTCGCGCCGCTGCCGCGGCCGCGCCGCAACCTCTTCTGCGTCGGCAAGAACTACCACGCGCACGCGAAGGAGTTCGCGGGCAGCGGCTTCGACTCCAGCGCCAAGTCGGGCGGCGACATCCCGCAGCACCCCATCATCTTTACCAAGGTCCCCGAGTGCGTGGTCGGGCCGAACGACGACATCGTGATCCCGCAGGCCGTGTCGACCGCGATCGACTACGAGGCCGAGCTGGCCGTGGTGATCGGCCGCGGCGGCAAGGGCATCGCGAAGGCCGACGCGATGAAGCACGTGTGGGGCTACACCATCGTCAACGACGTCACGTCGCGCGACTGGCAGTCGCGCCACCAGCAGTGGGACATGGGCAAGTCCTTCGACACCTTCTGCCCCATGGGCCCGTGGCTCGTCAGCGCCGACGAGTTCGACGCGGCGAACACGCGCGTGCGCTGCTGGGTGAGCGGCGAGCTGCGCCAGGACGCGAACACGCGCGACCTGATCTTCGACATCCCGACGCTCATCGAGACGCTGTCGGCAGGCATCACGCTGTACCCCGGGGACATCATCGCGACGGGAACGCCGGTGGGCGTGGGCATCGGCTTCAAGCCGCCCAAGTACCTGAAGGCCGGCGACACCGTGCGCGTCGAGATCGACGGCATCGGCGCGATCGAGAACCCCGTGCGTTGA
- a CDS encoding antibiotic biosynthesis monooxygenase family protein: protein MRSNEDAAGFSALSRFTIANGMQREVKEAFRQRPHLVDGAPGFVRMEVLSPLEQPEEIWLLTFWTDRASFENWHHSHLYRDSHRGIPRGLKLVPGRTELLRFEHVCS from the coding sequence ATGAGGAGCAACGAGGACGCAGCGGGCTTTTCGGCCCTGAGCCGCTTCACCATCGCCAATGGCATGCAGCGCGAGGTGAAGGAGGCGTTCCGCCAACGCCCGCACCTCGTCGACGGCGCTCCGGGCTTTGTGCGCATGGAGGTGCTGAGCCCCCTGGAGCAGCCCGAGGAAATCTGGCTGCTCACGTTCTGGACCGACCGCGCCAGCTTCGAGAACTGGCACCACTCGCACCTGTACCGCGACTCGCACCGCGGCATCCCGCGCGGGCTCAAGCTCGTGCCGGGCCGCACCGAGTTGCTGCGCTTCGAACATGTCTGCTCCTGA
- a CDS encoding cobalamin B12-binding domain-containing protein, producing the protein MSAPEGALAARAIRDHAAPLAEALVQREFAARPDLAARFGPHGRAKSLEDASYHFAFLAQALELARPALFDGYIGWVKALLAHRRVTPEDLKHHLERMVEALIASLPAGAAALAVDCVGEAIARLPRHPASVDAALGRIPQRARDYLALMLALDAEGARRLVVDELRRGVGIGELYLQVLAPAMHEVGLLWQAARISVAQEHYCTGVTLTVAGELSASVHAVRAGRTAIVACVSGEQHSLGSRMVADFLDLTGWRTLWLGASTPTRDLLHMAEELDADLLAISCSYAPYLHDVAKLIAALRAQPATRDVKVMVGGHAFAWCEGLWRDVGADGYAEDAAQAAQCAHQLLARA; encoded by the coding sequence ATGTCTGCTCCTGAGGGCGCACTGGCCGCGCGGGCGATCCGCGACCACGCCGCGCCGCTGGCCGAAGCGCTGGTGCAGCGCGAGTTCGCGGCGCGCCCGGATCTCGCCGCACGCTTCGGCCCGCATGGCCGCGCGAAGTCGCTCGAAGACGCGAGCTACCACTTCGCCTTCCTCGCGCAGGCCCTGGAGCTTGCGCGGCCGGCGCTCTTCGACGGCTACATCGGGTGGGTGAAGGCCTTGCTCGCGCACCGGCGCGTGACGCCCGAGGACCTGAAGCACCACCTCGAACGCATGGTGGAAGCGCTGATCGCGTCCTTGCCCGCCGGTGCCGCCGCACTGGCGGTGGACTGCGTGGGCGAAGCCATCGCTCGCCTGCCGCGCCATCCCGCGTCGGTGGACGCCGCGCTCGGCCGCATCCCGCAGCGCGCGCGCGACTACCTGGCGCTCATGCTGGCGCTCGATGCCGAGGGCGCGCGGCGCCTCGTGGTCGACGAGCTGCGCCGCGGCGTGGGCATCGGCGAGCTGTACCTGCAGGTGCTCGCGCCGGCCATGCATGAAGTTGGCCTCCTGTGGCAGGCCGCGCGCATCAGCGTCGCGCAGGAGCACTACTGCACCGGCGTCACGCTCACGGTGGCCGGCGAGCTCAGCGCCTCCGTGCATGCGGTGCGCGCGGGCCGCACCGCGATCGTCGCCTGCGTGTCGGGCGAACAGCACTCGCTCGGCTCGCGCATGGTGGCCGACTTCCTGGACCTGACCGGCTGGCGCACGCTGTGGCTGGGCGCCAGCACCCCCACGCGAGACTTGCTGCACATGGCGGAAGAACTGGACGCGGACCTGCTGGCGATCTCGTGCAGCTACGCGCCATACCTCCACGACGTCGCGAAGTTGATCGCCGCCTTGCGCGCGCAGCCGGCGACGCGCGATGTGAAGGTGATGGTGGGCGGCCACGCGTTCGCGTGGTGCGAGGGCCTGTGGCGCGACGTCGGCGCGGACGGCTACGCCGAAGACGCGGCGCAGGCCGCCCAGTGCGCGCACCAGCTGCTCGCCAGGGCTTGA
- a CDS encoding SwmB domain-containing protein produces the protein MAITVETRTQVSQLYTALFGRAPDADGLGFWTQLVGNGDTLTHVADMMYATAPARAYYPAGATNQQVVAAFYLNVLGRTADAEGLAFWTAAMNEAGATPGSVIVRMIANVATYDGSDPAGLTSQLLFNNRVSVAQHYAEAGGGVDGATAILLPVTSDPATATAVIHAIDTAGVNAPVFSGATVNGGTLVMAYADGSALDATHVPAVGAFAVVVNGTARAVSSVAVDAAAKTVTLTLASPVTNGQTVTVAYTDPTSGNDASAIQDAGGTDAASLAATAVTNNTPVDADFTAPVFSSASVTGASLVLTYSDANALDATHVPAVGAFTVKVAGTTRTVSAVAVDAAAKTVTLTLETAVTSGQAVTVAYADPTTSNDANAIQDAAGNDAASLTTTAVLNGGVDTTGPIFAGATVNGSSLVMTYTDPFSVDPFNPPAPGAFVVKVAGVTRGVSTVTVDSAEGTVTLTLASPVANNQAVTVAYTDPTTADDANAIQDAFGNDAATLATTSVTNATPDTTAPVFASATVNGSTLVMTYTELHELDAVNKPATTAFAVKVAGVARTVNAVAVNATSKTVTLTLASAVTNGQAVTVAYTDPTGGNDASAIQDDSGNDAATLGATAVTNNTPDTTAPVFASATVNGATLVMTYTELTTLDAGHAPAAGAFAVKVGGVARTVDTVSVNAGAKTVTLTLASAVTNGQAVTVAYTDPTGGNDVNAIQDAAGNDAATLAATAVTNNTPVPDTTAPVFASAQVNGNSLVLTYTELNLLDATNIPAAGAFAVLVNAVSDTVNTVAVDANAKTVTLTLATAVTNGQTVTVAYTDPTAGNDVNAIQDASGNDAADLTATAVTNVTAFAPDFGGLIGVAPGFFFDGF, from the coding sequence ATGGCCATCACCGTCGAAACACGCACGCAGGTTTCCCAGCTCTATACGGCCCTCTTCGGCCGCGCGCCCGACGCCGACGGCCTTGGCTTCTGGACGCAGCTGGTCGGCAACGGCGACACGCTGACCCACGTGGCGGACATGATGTACGCGACGGCCCCGGCTCGCGCGTACTACCCGGCGGGCGCGACCAACCAGCAAGTGGTCGCGGCGTTCTACCTCAATGTGCTCGGGCGCACCGCCGATGCCGAGGGCCTCGCCTTCTGGACGGCCGCCATGAACGAGGCCGGCGCCACGCCCGGTTCCGTCATCGTGCGAATGATCGCGAACGTCGCGACCTACGACGGTTCGGACCCAGCGGGCCTGACCAGCCAGCTCCTGTTCAACAACCGCGTGTCGGTCGCGCAGCATTACGCCGAAGCCGGCGGCGGTGTCGACGGCGCCACTGCGATCCTGCTGCCCGTGACGTCCGACCCCGCGACGGCCACCGCGGTGATCCACGCGATCGACACCGCCGGCGTGAACGCGCCGGTCTTCAGCGGCGCCACGGTCAACGGCGGCACGCTCGTCATGGCGTATGCCGACGGCAGCGCGCTCGACGCCACGCACGTGCCCGCGGTGGGCGCCTTCGCCGTCGTCGTCAACGGGACGGCGCGCGCGGTGTCGTCCGTCGCCGTCGACGCCGCCGCGAAGACCGTGACGCTCACGCTGGCCAGCCCGGTGACGAACGGCCAGACCGTCACGGTCGCGTACACGGACCCGACGAGCGGCAACGACGCCAGCGCCATCCAGGACGCCGGCGGCACCGATGCGGCCTCGCTCGCCGCCACCGCCGTGACCAACAACACCCCGGTCGACGCCGACTTCACGGCGCCGGTGTTCTCGAGCGCGAGCGTCACCGGCGCGAGCCTCGTGCTGACCTACAGCGACGCGAACGCTCTCGACGCCACCCACGTGCCCGCCGTCGGCGCTTTCACGGTGAAGGTCGCCGGCACGACGCGCACCGTCTCGGCCGTTGCCGTCGACGCCGCCGCGAAGACCGTGACGCTGACGCTCGAAACCGCAGTCACCAGCGGGCAGGCAGTGACCGTCGCCTACGCGGACCCGACGACCAGCAACGATGCCAACGCCATCCAGGACGCCGCGGGCAACGATGCCGCCAGCCTCACGACCACGGCGGTGCTGAACGGGGGGGTCGACACCACGGGGCCGATCTTCGCCGGCGCGACGGTGAACGGCTCGTCGCTGGTGATGACCTACACCGACCCGTTCTCGGTCGACCCCTTCAATCCGCCGGCGCCGGGCGCGTTCGTCGTGAAGGTCGCCGGTGTCACGCGCGGCGTGAGCACCGTCACCGTCGATTCCGCCGAGGGCACCGTGACGCTCACGCTGGCGTCGCCGGTGGCGAACAACCAGGCCGTGACCGTGGCCTACACCGATCCGACCACCGCCGACGACGCCAACGCAATCCAGGACGCCTTCGGCAACGACGCCGCGACGCTGGCCACCACTTCGGTCACCAACGCCACGCCGGACACGACCGCCCCGGTCTTCGCCAGTGCCACCGTGAACGGCTCGACCCTGGTGATGACCTACACCGAGCTGCACGAACTCGATGCGGTGAACAAGCCGGCGACCACCGCGTTCGCGGTCAAGGTCGCAGGGGTCGCGCGGACGGTGAACGCCGTCGCCGTGAACGCCACCTCCAAGACCGTCACGCTCACGCTCGCCAGCGCCGTCACCAACGGCCAGGCGGTGACGGTCGCCTACACCGACCCGACGGGCGGCAACGACGCCAGCGCCATCCAGGACGACAGCGGCAACGACGCGGCGACGCTGGGCGCCACCGCCGTCACCAACAACACGCCCGACACGACCGCGCCGGTGTTCGCCAGCGCCACGGTGAACGGCGCGACGCTGGTCATGACGTACACCGAGCTGACCACGCTCGACGCGGGCCACGCGCCGGCCGCCGGTGCGTTCGCGGTGAAGGTGGGCGGCGTCGCGCGCACGGTGGACACGGTCTCCGTCAACGCCGGCGCGAAGACGGTGACGCTGACGCTCGCGAGCGCCGTGACCAATGGCCAGGCGGTCACCGTCGCCTACACCGACCCGACGGGCGGCAACGACGTCAACGCCATCCAGGACGCGGCGGGCAACGACGCGGCCACGCTCGCCGCCACGGCGGTCACCAACAACACGCCGGTGCCGGACACCACGGCGCCGGTGTTCGCCAGCGCCCAGGTCAACGGCAACAGCTTGGTGCTGACGTACACCGAGCTCAACCTGCTGGATGCGACCAACATCCCGGCTGCCGGCGCGTTCGCCGTGCTGGTCAATGCCGTGTCCGACACGGTGAACACCGTCGCCGTCGATGCCAACGCCAAGACCGTGACGCTGACGCTGGCCACCGCGGTGACCAATGGCCAGACTGTGACGGTGGCCTACACCGACCCGACGGCGGGCAACGACGTGAACGCGATCCAGGACGCGAGCGGCAACGACGCCGCCGACCTGACCGCCACCGCGGTCACCAACGTCACGGCGTTCGCGCCGGATTTCGGCGGGCTGATCGGTGTCGCGCCGGGTTTCTTCTTCGACGGGTTCTAG
- a CDS encoding serine/threonine protein kinase, translating into MAAADNRHPYEALTPDVVQDALAGIGLYGDGRLLALSSYENRVYQVWLEEPHEGADVVVAKFYRPGRWSDAQILEEHAFAAELAEGEVPMVAPLVIEGRTLHHFGGFAFSVSPRRGGRPPELDDGEVLEWIGRFLARIHIVGARSAFATRPALDLQSFGAESRDWLIEHHAIPLDVQGPWLARCNEALAIIADSPLAAARAIRAHGDCHPGNILWVPGKGPHFVDLDDARMAPAVQDVWMLLSGERAQKQKQLGALVDGYEQLREFDREELALVEPLRTLRLIHYSAWLARRWQDPIFPINFPWFGTRDYWQGQVEMLEEQVEQLRERPLVA; encoded by the coding sequence ATGGCCGCAGCCGACAACAGGCATCCCTACGAAGCACTCACGCCCGACGTGGTGCAGGACGCGCTCGCCGGCATCGGCCTGTACGGCGACGGCCGCCTGCTCGCGCTGAGCTCGTACGAGAACCGCGTGTACCAGGTGTGGCTCGAGGAGCCGCACGAGGGCGCGGACGTGGTGGTCGCCAAGTTCTACCGCCCCGGCCGCTGGAGCGACGCGCAGATCCTGGAAGAGCACGCGTTCGCGGCCGAGCTCGCCGAGGGCGAGGTTCCGATGGTCGCGCCGCTCGTCATCGAAGGCCGCACGCTGCACCACTTCGGCGGCTTCGCCTTCAGCGTGAGCCCGAGGCGCGGCGGGCGCCCACCCGAGCTCGACGATGGCGAGGTGCTGGAATGGATAGGCCGCTTCCTCGCGCGCATCCACATTGTCGGCGCGCGAAGCGCCTTCGCGACGCGCCCGGCGCTCGACCTGCAGTCCTTCGGCGCCGAATCGCGCGACTGGCTCATCGAGCACCACGCGATCCCGCTCGACGTGCAAGGCCCCTGGCTCGCACGTTGCAACGAGGCGCTGGCGATCATCGCGGATTCGCCCTTGGCCGCTGCGCGCGCGATCCGCGCCCACGGCGACTGCCATCCCGGCAACATCCTGTGGGTGCCCGGGAAGGGCCCGCACTTCGTTGACCTCGACGATGCGCGCATGGCGCCGGCGGTGCAGGACGTGTGGATGCTGCTGTCGGGCGAACGCGCGCAGAAGCAGAAGCAGCTGGGCGCGCTCGTCGACGGCTACGAGCAGCTGCGCGAGTTCGACCGCGAGGAGCTGGCGCTGGTGGAGCCCCTGCGCACGCTGCGGCTCATCCATTACAGCGCGTGGCTGGCGCGCCGCTGGCAGGACCCGATCTTCCCGATCAACTTCCCGTGGTTCGGCACGCGCGACTACTGGCAGGGCCAGGTCGAGATGCTCGAGGAGCAGGTCGAGCAGCTGCGCGAGCGGCCGCTCGTGGCCTGA